The Nostoc sp. 'Peltigera membranacea cyanobiont' N6 genome contains the following window.
TGAGAAACTTGGATCTGTTCTTATCGTCCATTTATACCACAACCATCCGATTAAAAAACCAGCACCAGAACCAAGTACACTAACAGTAAATGACCACAAGAATGTTAATAATCCGTATTTAATAGACCTCAAACGCACTGTAGCAACGGCTATAAATACTGCTCCTATCAGTGCTGCAATTATTACTGTTGAAAGAATTAGTCTCACCATTGAGTTCTCCTCAATTACTCTTAAAGTGATAATTACTTAAGGTTTTACTATTAGTGTTTGCAGTTTAAGCAGGTGAAAATTTGTGAGTCTACAAGAAGTTATCAAACTAGCAAAGCAGCTTTCAACTGTGGACAAAGTACGTTTAATCCAGCAAATTGCTCCTGATATAGAACGCGAGTTAACAGATAAACTCTCTACCCTTCCCCGCGAATCCTTGTGGGGACTATGTGCTGATTTAGGAAATGCATCTTCCGCAGATGAAATCGATATAGCCCGTAGTGAAGAATGGGCTAGCTTTCCACGGGAGGATATTTGATGCTGCGTGCCGTAGCCACTTTTTCATCACCAAACCCGCTATCTATTCATTCCATATATTCTTTCATATCTTGAAGCGGCTCATCAAAGTCATTAGGCAATGGCAGAACAAACATTCCTTTCATCGTTCCAGCAACGCGACGCTTGTTTGTCTGCTTTTCTTCGGTAGAGTTTTTAGCGTGCTTCTCTATTAAAAACTCAATGTAATGAAGCACTTCTGTCTGAAGAGACTCAGGGAGTTCTTCTAATTTTTCTAAAATGACTGGCTGTATCATTGTTTTTTCTCCTTGGCAATTTTTATGAAAAACATCACAGCTATATTTGTTTAAATGTCAAATACATTTTTATACGGTTCGGATAAGCACTTGAACTCAGTATCAAAGGCTTTTAGCAGTCCGTTGCACTAAAATTGTGTTGTGATAGCTAACTTCCACAACTCTCTAGAACAACTTGACAGTTTTCAGGATCTATTTTGATGATCTTTGCCTTTAAATGGTCATTAATTTTGAATAATTGGTTTGGATGGTCAACAGATGGATGGAACATTTTTGAGGTCGGCAACAAAGCATATAAATCTCCAATATCAACGAACACACCATAGTTTTTGATACCCCGTATAATGCCGCTAACAACCTGACCAACCTGCAACTGCCTGAGTCTGATTGAAACAGAGCGATGTAGCAGTACTATATGATTACAGTCCTCTCGCACTTTTATAATATTGAGTGGAAGTTTCTCCCCTACTACCAATTCCTCCCTATGCTTATCAACATAAGTAAGAATTACCCCACGCAAACCCTCGATTTTAACTAATGCACCCCTCGGAGTTTTTTTAAGGATTTTTCCATATACTATTACGTCCTCAGCCTGTAATTGCCCTACCCGTTCCCATGCTATTCGCATCTCTAGTTTGCGAATTGAAAAAGAAACCGTTGGAGGATGCTCTTGAGAACACAAGAACCACTGAATAGTTGCTGATACTCCGTTTCCATGAACATCACGAATTTTAGTCTGTACGATTAGGTCTTCTCTATTTACGGGATGACCACATTTTTCAGAAGCCAGATACAATGCAGTCTCATACAAGCGATCGCTATCTTTCAGTGTCTCAGGTGAACAATGCGAAAAGAAAATACCGTGTTCGCCATCGTAATTTCCCACAACCAGAAATTCTCGGATTTGATTCAGTTGTACGGCTTCTTCTGGGGACTGAATCTCGGTGAGTGATAGCTCTAATAGTGGAACATAAGCTAGTTGATCGGTATAAAAATCAACTAGAACACCTGTAGGCTCCAGCTTAATGATTTTTCCAGTGATGAGATCGCCGATTTGAAAGCTATCTAAATTAAAGCTCATAGCATAGTGGGCTTAAAATAATTCATTATCTTGATTTTCATATATGACGCGATCGCTCAGTTCGCCCTCGTATCCCCAAAGCTAGTACACTCATTAACAACACCCCCATCACTCCTTGTAGGGGATTATTATTCACACCAGTTACCCAATCAGGAACTTGGCCAGAATATTTCACTAATTTACCCACATTAATAATGTAGTAACCCCAAACTAAACCACCATGCAAACCAATTGGAAAACCCAAGCGTCCCCTCCGCCAACGCTTTCCCCATACTTGCGTTAACCCCAGCAGTACTAAAGCTGGAAATTGCGGCAGTGTATGAATAATTGCCTCCAAGGGTTTAATAAAGTGCAATGTAGCAAACGCAGTTGCATCTGTCCACAGTGCCACATGCAGACTGTAATCTCGTTGTAATTCATCTAGCAACCAGCCTCTAAATAACAACTCCTCAGCAAATGCAACACCCAAGCTAACAAGTAAACCCTCTAAAATTACTTTTAGCAAAAAAACTTTCGGTTGTTGCCACACCAACCAACCCAACAAACTTTCTACCCCAAAAAGTATCAGAATATTAATTATCCCTATAGCCAAGCCACGCAGCAAATCCACACCGTTTTGCCGCGTGAACTCTAAGCCATAATTTTGCAGAATTTGCGGCTTTTGGTAGACATATTTACCCCATAGTCTCAAAAGAAAAATAAATATTGCATATAACAATACCAATGTCAATATACTTTCTAAATTTGAATCATGCACTAGTAAGTATATTGGTGTAGCCAATGGCAACCATAGCAGCGCTAAATTCAAAATAAAAGCACCCAGCCTAATAGGGGCAGGGCGTTCAGCTAAAAGGACAAAGTTTTTTTTCATCGCAAATAAGCCATCAATCACCAGTCAATACTCTAAATTTCGACAAATGACCAATGACAAATGACCAATGACTATTCATCAGGTTCAATCGTGCTACTTAAACCGTGACTTATCAAGGTTTCGCAATAAAACTCAGCGTGTTCCAGGGCGCAAGCAATGACTAAAGCTAGCCCGTTAGTATGGGCTTCCATCATGATGCTAATAGCCTGGGGTTGGGTAAGGCTAGGTACACTGGCTATTAACGACTGTACGACGTGCTCCATCGAGTTGTAGTCGTCGTTATGGAGCAAAACGCGATACCGAGGCGCTAGCTTACGGGTTGTGGAAGGCTTTTGAATAGTTTCAACTGACACGGCTCTTTGCTCTTTTCTTGTTTATTCACTACTACAAAGTGTCTGTGTAGCGATCGCTTAACAGTTATTTACCTATTCTATAGTATTTCTGTTCAGATACTATGCTAGAAAAACTGCTTTACTTAGTTTGAATAGCTACTTGTGAGGCAGATGTCTGAGACATCGTTACCGTGAGAGTGCTACCCTAATCTTACATAAGCTTCCTTAAACGTAGCGCATTTTCATTTTTAAGATTAAGGAAGTTGCAAAATAATCCTTGCCCCTGCCCAAACTCCATAATCATGGACATTAGCCTAGATTTTCTTCAACCAGGACAAATTGTGTCTTTAGAGCATGGGGACAAAAATCTGTATGCAGAAGTCATTCAATTTGTAGTTTCCCGCCAGTTGTGCTGGGTACGTCCTTTATTAATGGTTACTTTGATTCCAGAATCACCCCTAATTACCGATTTGCGAGATGCGTCTGACTTGCTTTGGCCTGCCAATTTATTTCGACCAGCATTAGACACAGAAGTAATCACCTTCTTGAGCCAAGTTTTAGCAAAAGAACCAAAAACCGAACCTGATTCATCCGCCAAGCAGCAATTCAATCAATTTATTCACCAAATATGGCAAGCATCTCAATAGACATAGGGCAAAGGATATGTTATCTGGAGCGCCAACAGCCATATCTATCGTATCAACTCCCTTCGCAACGAGTTCACTCTGCTTGTGGACAATTTTAGCAAACAGATAGGGAGGACTTTTTCTAGGCGTTTAGCGAACTATATGGCTTTAAGACCCCAACCAAAACACGTAGCGCCAGTTTCTAGTAGGGGTTTAAATCCGCGTTTGAAAATGTCTTTAATTTTGAATTTTGAATTTTGAATTATTATTATCCCACCTGCCTTTACTAAAACTTGTTTTACTAATTCGGAATTTTGATTACTTTTGTATTCATCAAATTCACTTGACATACCTCTATGCATAAGCAGTTAGGAATATCCAAAGCTAGGAACCAACTTAATTCTACCAGCATCCATCTCCGACATTAATAATTCCAGAGCCTCATAGTCAACATCAGAAATGTAACCCAGTTCTGTCAGTTCTGAGTTGATTTCATTTTCGATCTCAGGAGTTAGTTTTTTAATGTCAAGAGCTTTTTCTACCAATTTACGAATAGCGTACTTAGTTCTCATAAGTAATACATCCAACTGTAATACGATACTAGATTATCCCAGATATCTCTAAGTATAAAGAGCGATCCAAATACTAAGTTTCTTGTGACATATATCACATTCAATTAGTTAAATAGATAATTCGCTATGACCCTGGCGTATGCCATCAGCAACGCTCAAGTGGCAGATTTAACTTACTGTTAAGACTTGGCTAAATTAGCTTGAGTTATAGACTAAGCAAGTTTTATCAGCATAGTTACTGAAGATGTGTTTGCTCTATGGCTGTCTATGTTGATTGTTTTTGAACTGAGATAAAAAAAAAGTATATATGAACACATTTTAACCTGGAATTATAACAATCTTTAAACAGAGATACTAAAGAAATAAAGATTCAGCAAAGAGAGCTAAGACGTATGGTCGATGCAACAGAATAGAGTTTATGTTCAAATAATCCTTAGCTTGACGCTTCAATAATTCTCAATAGGATGTAACTATGCAAGCAGTGCTTAACTATCCCAAGATTGCAGTCATTCGCCCCCAAGGGTGTTTGAATGCTACAAACGCCTTGGAATTTGAACGAAATATGACTACAGCGTTAGCACAAAATGGTATTTCCATCTTGGTAGTAGACCTCGCAGCAGTAGAATCGTTAGACAGCGCAGGGTTGATGGCATTGTTATCTATACACAAGCTAGCTCTTAGTTTAGGAAGGGGTTTCCGACTTTGCGCTGTTGCTCCGTCAATTAGAATTATTTTTGAACTAACGCAACTCGATAGAGTGTTTGAAATATTGGATGGTGAAGTTGAGTTGGCTACAACATAAACTTTATGTGAAAGCACAAAGGTCAGTTAAAAAGTGGACTTTATGTAAAGGAGTTATAAGTTACAACAATAAATTATGTTATGAGACCTAATTAAATGCTAAGGTTTGGATTGGTAGCTGTAATTAAGGTAGCTAGAAGATAGCACAGTGGCTGTTGCAGTTGAGAAATTAATAACATCGGATATTTTAAAACCAGGGCGTTACCTTGGTAATGAGCGTTTAGCAGTACATAAAGCTTGGGATAAGGCAGCAATACGCTGGGTCTTAACCTACCCAGAAGTATATGAAGTCGGTGCATCCAATTTAGGGCACATTATCCTATACAACATCTTGAATGCCCAACCACGTCAATTGTGCGATCGCGCCTACCTCCCAGGAAAAGACCTGGCAGACAAACTACGCGAAACTCATACGCCATTGTTTGCGGTAGAGTCAAAGCGATCGCTCGCAGAATTTGACATTTTAGGCTTTAGCCTCAGTTACGAACTGGGTGCAACTAATATCCTAGAAATGTTGGATTTAGCTGGAATTCCCTTGACGTGGAGAGAACGCCAAGAAACAGGGGGAGAATTGACGAATCTCCAATCCCAGTTTCCATTGATTTTTGCTGGTGGGCAAACAGCAACATCAAATCCTGAGCCTTACGCTGACTTTTTCGACTTTATCGCCCTTGGAGATGGAGAGGAACTGCTACCAGAAATTGGTTTGGTATTGGAAGAAGGCAAACAAGCAGGATTGAGTCGGGAAGATATATTACTGGATTTGGCACAGATCCCTGGTGTATATGTTCCCCAGTTTTATGACATGGCAAAGGATGGTTCAGTTCATCCTTGTCGCCCTGACGTGCCAAAACGAATTCTGCGACGGGTTGCAACTCCCATACCAGCATATTCCATTGGCTTAGTTCCTTACGTAGAAACGGTACATGACCGTTTGACAATTGAGATTCGGCGTGGTTGCACTCGTGGCTGTCGCTTCTGTCAACCAGGAATGCTGACTCGGCCAGCACGGGATGTAGAACCCGATAAGGTTGTAGAAGCAATTGAACAGGGAATGCGGGCAACTGGTTACAATGAGTTTTCCCTCCTATCTCTGAGTTGTTCTGATTATTTATCCCTACCAGCAGTAGGGATGGAAATCAAAAATCGCTTAAAAAATGAAAACATTTCTCTGACTCTGCCAAGCCAACGGGTAGACAGATTTGATGAGAATATTGCCAATATCCTGGGAGGTACGCGGCAAGGTGGACTAACTTTTGCTCCAGAAGCTGGAACTCAGCGGATGCGAGACATCGTAAATAAAGGTTTAACCAATGAAGAATTATTGCGGGGAGTGAAAACCGCTTGGGAGCAAGGCTGGGATAAAATCAAGTTGTATTTTATGATTGGCTTGCCGGGTGAAACAGATGTTGATGTTTTGGGTATTGCGGAAACAGTCAGCTGGCTACAGCGAGAATGTCGGGGCAAAGGCAGAAAACCCCTGAACTTTAACCTGACAATTTCTAACTTTACGCCCAAACCCCATACACCATTTCAATGGCACTCAGTTTCTACCACAGAATTTAAGCGCAAACAAAACCTGTTGCGGCAAGAATTCCGTCGGATGAAGGGAATGAAGGTAAATTTTACCGATGTCCGCATTTCAGCAATGGAAGATTTTGTGGGACGAGGCGATCGCAATTTGAGCAAAGTAGTCCGTCGCGCCTGGGAATTAGGTGCAGGAATGGATTCCTGGTATGAAAATTTAGATCGGGCTTTTAGTGCTTGGGAAGATGCGATCGCTGGGGCCGATCTAGATTGGAAATACCGCCAAGTAGAAAATGGCGAATGGAATTTGTTTCACGCACAAGATCGGAACAGATCGGCAGATGCGGAAAATACCCAATTCCTCACTCCTGTACAGACGCAATTAATCGCGTCTCTCGATACTCCCCACTCCCTAGACATTCCCCTACCTTGGGATCATATTGATACCGGGATTGATAAAAAGTGGCTTAAAGAAGACTTGCAACGCGCCTTAGAAGCGGCAATTGTCCCCGACTGCTCTTTTGAAGGTTGTTCTCACTGTGGCGTATGTGGAACCGATTTTGGCCATAACGTCGTGATTGAATCACCCGCTATCCCCCAATTTGCTGGCGAGTTTGTTCCCAACACAACTAAAGCCCAAAGACTGCGAGTTTGGTTTGGAAAACAGGGTAATATGGCTTTAGTAAGTCACCTAGATTTAATCCGTCTGTTTGACCGAGTTGTGCGGCGAGCAGGTTTACCAATTGCCTTTACTGGTGGATTTCATCCAATGCCGCGAATTTCTGTAGCAACGGCTTTGGCTCTAGGGGCTACTAGTAGTGGTGAAATTGCGGATTTTGAGTTAACTGTACCAGTAGACATCGATACTTTTCGAGAAAAATTGGTTCGGGAAATGCCCACAGACATACCCATATATAATGTGGAGCAGATAGATTTAAAAACTCCGGCAGCGACTCAACTGCTAGAAACCGCAGAATATTTAATTACCGTAGCAGCACTAGAAGAAACAACACCTATACAATGGCAAAACTGGATTGATACCATCAAAGCCAAAGATGAGCTTTGGTACGAGCATACAACAAAGTCAGGCAAGAGCCAGTTAATAAATCTGCGCGATCGCTTATTTGAACTGGAATTAGTAGAAACCCCCAAAAGCATTGCAGAATCTATATCTGTTATTCGTTATGTAGGTAGCTATCGCCAAGATGGTTTTCTATTGCGTCCCGAACAAATCCTGTTTATGCTAGGAACAGTGGCTAGTAGAGAATTTCAACTCCTGCACATCCACCGCAATCGGCTAATTTTAGCGGTATAATCCCTGTAAGGCAGCTTGCTAGTAGTTGTCCTAACATGGCACATCGTCAGAATTGATTTTTAGCAAGGTTGCGTTAGAATGGGGTGAAGAGAAATTTTCTGGCGCTGCATTGAATTAGCTGGTTCACTACCCTGGTGTTCAGGGGGCGAAAGCAAAGATATTAGAGTGCAACTTCTAGGATTTTATCCCAGACAAACTGAGGCAGATTAAAGAACACACACTCTCTCTATAGCTACCTTGTGAATCAGTAACTAACAGCAGGCTCGGTTAGCTTCTCTAAATCCATACTTTTTCAACAACTGCTGAATGTCTAATCCACAGTATTGCCCAAGAGCTAGTGCGTTACTCTTCTAGAGTTGTTCGCCCTTGGTGTTACCGTAGGGTAAGCAACTGCTGTAGGTTAAGCCAATTTGCAGACGTTCGCGAGACGCGCAAAGCGCGGCTTAAAAGTAGGGTAGCAGATGGCGCTGCTGAGTATAACCCTAAGAATAAATCCAGGGAATGGAAAATAGAAATAGTTTCTTTTTCTTAACGACTTCAATCGGTTACTCTCAAAAAAAGCTTCCTGAGTTAAAAACTCACTCAGGACTTAGAACTTTCAACTCAGAACTCTCTTTATTAAGAGTATTGCATTGCAAATCAACCACAGACGGTTGATTTAATTGCTTAAACATGCATCCGTTCTGGAATAATCCGCCGTGAAAACGCTCTTAAGAGCGCCAATAGCTATTTAACTTAGAACATCAAGTTTGCGATTTTTATCATCAGTAGCGCCTTTTGAGGGTTGCAAGGGCAACAAAGGGATAACAAACCTCCAGACCTATTGGTGCTGCCAATTTTTGAGGAAATTGAATGCCAAAACAAATTATTATTGCGGAGCAGCACCAAATTGCTGCTGTCTTTTCTGAAGATCAAATACAGGAACTCGTTGTTGCTACCGGTCATCACCAAATAGGTGATATCTACTTAGGAGTAGTAGAAAACGTATTACCTGGGATAGATGCGGCTTTTGTGAATATTGGCGACCCAGAGCGTAACGGTTTTATTCATGTCACCGACTTGGGGCCATTGAAGCTAAAGCGTACCGCAGCAGCCATTACAGAACTATTAGCACCACAACAGAAAGTTTTGGTGCAAGTGATGAAAGAGCCAACGGGGACAAAAGGGCCCAGGCTCACAGGTAACATCACCTTACCCGGACGCTACGTAGTACTGATGCCCTATGGTAGGGGTGTAAATTTATCCCGACGAATTAAAAGTGAAAGCGAGCGGAACCGCTTGCGGGCACTAGCGATTTTGGTCAAACCGGCGGGAATGGGTTTGCTCGTGCGGACAGAAGCCGAAGGCAAACCAGAAGAAGCGATTATGGAAGATTTGGAGTTGCTGCAAAAGCAATGGGAGGCGATCCAACAGGAAGCGCATTCTACCCGTGCCCCAGCACTGCTCAATCGAGATGATGACTTTATCCAGCGCGTATTGCGAGATATGTACGGCGCGGATGTCAATCGGATTGTCGTAGATTCTAGTACTGGTTTAAAGCGCGTAAAGCAGTACTTGCAGAATTGGAGTGGAGGTCAAACACCGCAAGGATTGTTGATTGACCATCACCGCGATCGCTCCCCAATTTTAGAGTATTTCCGCATCAGTGCTGCGATTCGAGAAGCCCTGAAACCAAGAGTAGACCTACCTTCTGGGGGTTACATCATCATTGAGCCAACGGAGGCATTAACCGTAATCGATGTTAACTCAGGTTCCTTCACGCGATCGGCAACAGCCAGAGAAACAGTTTTGTGGACAAACTGCGAAGCTGCAACAGAAATTGCTCGCCAGTTGCGTCTGCGGAATATCGCCGGGGTAATCGTCGTTGATTTTATTGATATGGAATCACGGCGCGATCAACTGCAAGTTCTCGAACACTTTAATAAAGGACTCAAAGCAGACAAAGCTCGTCCCCAGATTGCTCAACTTACCGAACTGGGTTTAGTAGAACTGACCCGCAAACGTCAGGGTCAAAATATTTACGAACTGTTTGGCGAAACTTGTCCCACTTGTGGCGGTTTAGGACATACTGTACGTCTGCCTGGAGAACTCGAAAACCGATTACCAATACCCGCAGAAACACCAGAACGCGAGCGTCTTGTATCCCTACCTCACCGAGAACCCCGTCAGCCAGCTGCCCGCATCCCGGAACCACGAGAAACTTATGATGGATTTGGGGAAGCATTTGACGGCGACTCAGAATCGAGTAATTTAAATCTGCTCAATCATCCTAGTTATCAAGAACTTAATGATAATAAGCGTCGTACCCGCACTCGCCGCAGTAAAATTGGCATCAATGGGTTAAACGGGAAAGATGAATCTCGGGTTATTGCCAATCCACTAGCTTTTGCCAGCGAGCCAGATTTAGACCTTGATATAGAACCAGAACTAGGAGTTGCACCAGAAATTCCCTCCCCCACCCTTGGTAAACCAGGTTGGAGTGAAAGAGCAGAACGCACTGTAGAGCGTACTAGAGTTATCAAGGCAGACCCAGTTAAACCAGTGGTAGAACCACCGGAAATTAGAACTGTAGAAATGAGTCTCCAAGAACAGGATATGTTTGCCTTGATGGGAATATCTCCCTTGGTGAAGCTAGATCAAGAGGTTAAAAATACCAAGTCTGTGATTATTAACGTGATTCAGCCCGGTCAAACGCGAACGACTCCAACTGAATCCATCCCAGAATCACCTATTGCCCAAAAAGCAACACCTGAAGTAATTACAACCAAGTTACCAATACCAAAAGTTATTGAGCCAGAACAAAAATCTTTAATCGAAGAGACAACTGAACAACCTGAGTTGACTGCCAATCCTTCGGAAATCTTGTCTGTGAAAGCTTCCCCGATCGCAGATGAAAGTGATGCCAACAGCGCTGGAAACGCGATCGCAGATGAAAGTGATACGAACAGCCCTGGAAATGCGATCGCAGATGAAAGTGATGCCAACAGTGCCGCCACTGCTAGCCGCCGCCGTCGCCGTCGTTCCTCTGCGATCGAGGATAATTAATTTGCTTTATGGTAGAAACATCGCCAACGCCCTTGGAACAATCCAATTGGCTGGAGTTTTCTACCTTGTCAGGGATTCCAGGATTGGTTGCAGGTGTGGATGAAGTCGGGCGAGGCGCTCTATTTGGGCCAGTGGTGGCGGCAGCGGTGATCCTACCAGATCGTGCTTTGCCAATACTGATGGCAGCTAAAATTAAAGACAGTAAAAAGTTGTCTAGTTCTCGGAGAACTCAGCTAGCACAGCAAATTTGTGGGCTGGCTATAGATTGGAAAATTGGTTTTGCTTCTACTGCCGAAATTGACAAGATAAATATTTTGCAAGCGACACTATTAGCAATGAAGCGGGCTGTACTGAAGTTAAAAGTACAGCCTGTACTCTGCTTGGTTGATGGCAATCAGTTAATCAAAGACTTGCTATTGCCACAACAGACAATAGTTAAGGGGGACGAGCGATCGCTTGCTATTGCCTCTGCTAGTATTGTTGCTAAAGTTTGGCGTGACGATCTGATACTGCGTCTAGCATTGAAATACCCTATGTACAACCTAGAGCGTAACAAGGGTTATGGTAGCCAGCGGCATTTGCTGGCTCTGCAACAATACGGGCCATCGCCCCTACATCGTCAGTCTTTTCGTCCTTGCCAAATCAAATTACCGAACGCTGAGTGATTAAATGATTACTCAGCATTCAGGATTGGCAATTCAGTACTGTCACTGTCAAGTTTTCTATCTTTAGTTTGTGATATCACCCAGTAGCGATAATCCGCCAAAAGTTGATTTAATAACCGTTGTTTAACCGATAACAGCACGCTTTTGAGCAAACCATTACCAGTAGCTTCTAAAATCGGCTTCGGAGTAAAGGAAAATGGCGGTGGTAAATCCACCAGCACTTCTAAATCAGCCCTTCCTTCCAGACGAGTGCCAGTGCTAAACTCTTTGGGAGACAAATGTCCTTTTAAATTAAGAGCAAAGCGCTGGTTAATATACTCGAAACCCAGAATTTCACAGCCTAGCGATCGCAAATTAATTATTCCATTTGATTCTGCCCAAACTCTCATGTCTACAGTCGGTTGAATACTCAATGACATAAAAGTAAGCGGACGCATTTTCAAGCGAAATACTTCCTCAGAAAGCTGCTGAATTCGGGCGTTGTCAGCTAAAGCCCTAACTAGACGTTGAGGCTGGCGTAAGTAGTGCTGGATGGGAATAGGCTGCTCTGGAACAGCGATTTCAACCGATTGGGAGGCAGTAAACCGGGTAGCCATGAGCGGATAAAAATATTTGTCTCTTAATTTTAATATTTTTTAATAAATTAAATCTGATTATTAGAAAAGTACAAAATTTATTAGCGATAAAAGTTATCGTTGCTTATCACCTATACAGCATTAGCAAAAATTTGGTACTCTTATTAGTCTCTTTAGTTCAAGAAATAAATATAGATTAGGATTAGCCTCTTGAACGTGGGTAAAAATTTTGGTCAATAAATTGCATACTCTGTGTTATATGCGCCTCTGTGGTTAAAAAAAATACTTTCAAACCGCAGAGGCACAGAGAACGCTGAGAAAACATAAGAGATTTTACAAGCCATCTTGATAGGGTTAAGATTAGGGTTTAACTCTTGACATAAAGCAAAGAACATGAATATTCTTTTGTGAAAAATTCACATAATTGCTCTGAAATCTTGAGAGCAATTTAGCAGAAAAAAACTGCCAAAAAATCTATTTGCTACTAGACTAATTTGAATAGTTTGTTTTCCTAGAATTTCGATCTATTTGTTTCGTGCGTAAATTTTAGAGGTAAAAGTAAATATTGAAATATATTTTATATTTGTTAAACCCAAAATATCATAATCTCTATTTTACGTATTAAACTCGCAACTCAAGGCTAAAAGCAT
Protein-coding sequences here:
- a CDS encoding TIGR03960 family B12-binding radical SAM protein, giving the protein MAVAVEKLITSDILKPGRYLGNERLAVHKAWDKAAIRWVLTYPEVYEVGASNLGHIILYNILNAQPRQLCDRAYLPGKDLADKLRETHTPLFAVESKRSLAEFDILGFSLSYELGATNILEMLDLAGIPLTWRERQETGGELTNLQSQFPLIFAGGQTATSNPEPYADFFDFIALGDGEELLPEIGLVLEEGKQAGLSREDILLDLAQIPGVYVPQFYDMAKDGSVHPCRPDVPKRILRRVATPIPAYSIGLVPYVETVHDRLTIEIRRGCTRGCRFCQPGMLTRPARDVEPDKVVEAIEQGMRATGYNEFSLLSLSCSDYLSLPAVGMEIKNRLKNENISLTLPSQRVDRFDENIANILGGTRQGGLTFAPEAGTQRMRDIVNKGLTNEELLRGVKTAWEQGWDKIKLYFMIGLPGETDVDVLGIAETVSWLQRECRGKGRKPLNFNLTISNFTPKPHTPFQWHSVSTTEFKRKQNLLRQEFRRMKGMKVNFTDVRISAMEDFVGRGDRNLSKVVRRAWELGAGMDSWYENLDRAFSAWEDAIAGADLDWKYRQVENGEWNLFHAQDRNRSADAENTQFLTPVQTQLIASLDTPHSLDIPLPWDHIDTGIDKKWLKEDLQRALEAAIVPDCSFEGCSHCGVCGTDFGHNVVIESPAIPQFAGEFVPNTTKAQRLRVWFGKQGNMALVSHLDLIRLFDRVVRRAGLPIAFTGGFHPMPRISVATALALGATSSGEIADFELTVPVDIDTFREKLVREMPTDIPIYNVEQIDLKTPAATQLLETAEYLITVAALEETTPIQWQNWIDTIKAKDELWYEHTTKSGKSQLINLRDRLFELELVETPKSIAESISVIRYVGSYRQDGFLLRPEQILFMLGTVASREFQLLHIHRNRLILAV
- a CDS encoding Rne/Rng family ribonuclease: MPKQIIIAEQHQIAAVFSEDQIQELVVATGHHQIGDIYLGVVENVLPGIDAAFVNIGDPERNGFIHVTDLGPLKLKRTAAAITELLAPQQKVLVQVMKEPTGTKGPRLTGNITLPGRYVVLMPYGRGVNLSRRIKSESERNRLRALAILVKPAGMGLLVRTEAEGKPEEAIMEDLELLQKQWEAIQQEAHSTRAPALLNRDDDFIQRVLRDMYGADVNRIVVDSSTGLKRVKQYLQNWSGGQTPQGLLIDHHRDRSPILEYFRISAAIREALKPRVDLPSGGYIIIEPTEALTVIDVNSGSFTRSATARETVLWTNCEAATEIARQLRLRNIAGVIVVDFIDMESRRDQLQVLEHFNKGLKADKARPQIAQLTELGLVELTRKRQGQNIYELFGETCPTCGGLGHTVRLPGELENRLPIPAETPERERLVSLPHREPRQPAARIPEPRETYDGFGEAFDGDSESSNLNLLNHPSYQELNDNKRRTRTRRSKIGINGLNGKDESRVIANPLAFASEPDLDLDIEPELGVAPEIPSPTLGKPGWSERAERTVERTRVIKADPVKPVVEPPEIRTVEMSLQEQDMFALMGISPLVKLDQEVKNTKSVIINVIQPGQTRTTPTESIPESPIAQKATPEVITTKLPIPKVIEPEQKSLIEETTEQPELTANPSEILSVKASPIADESDANSAGNAIADESDTNSPGNAIADESDANSAATASRRRRRRSSAIEDN
- the clpS gene encoding ATP-dependent Clp protease adapter ClpS, which encodes MSVETIQKPSTTRKLAPRYRVLLHNDDYNSMEHVVQSLIASVPSLTQPQAISIMMEAHTNGLALVIACALEHAEFYCETLISHGLSSTIEPDE
- the vapB gene encoding type II toxin-antitoxin system VapB family antitoxin gives rise to the protein MIQPVILEKLEELPESLQTEVLHYIEFLIEKHAKNSTEEKQTNKRRVAGTMKGMFVLPLPNDFDEPLQDMKEYME
- a CDS encoding S1 RNA-binding domain-containing protein is translated as MSFNLDSFQIGDLITGKIIKLEPTGVLVDFYTDQLAYVPLLELSLTEIQSPEEAVQLNQIREFLVVGNYDGEHGIFFSHCSPETLKDSDRLYETALYLASEKCGHPVNREDLIVQTKIRDVHGNGVSATIQWFLCSQEHPPTVSFSIRKLEMRIAWERVGQLQAEDVIVYGKILKKTPRGALVKIEGLRGVILTYVDKHREELVVGEKLPLNIIKVREDCNHIVLLHRSVSIRLRQLQVGQVVSGIIRGIKNYGVFVDIGDLYALLPTSKMFHPSVDHPNQLFKINDHLKAKIIKIDPENCQVVLESCGS
- a CDS encoding STAS domain-containing protein; the encoded protein is MQAVLNYPKIAVIRPQGCLNATNALEFERNMTTALAQNGISILVVDLAAVESLDSAGLMALLSIHKLALSLGRGFRLCAVAPSIRIIFELTQLDRVFEILDGEVELATT
- a CDS encoding CPBP family intramembrane glutamic endopeptidase; protein product: MKKNFVLLAERPAPIRLGAFILNLALLWLPLATPIYLLVHDSNLESILTLVLLYAIFIFLLRLWGKYVYQKPQILQNYGLEFTRQNGVDLLRGLAIGIINILILFGVESLLGWLVWQQPKVFLLKVILEGLLVSLGVAFAEELLFRGWLLDELQRDYSLHVALWTDATAFATLHFIKPLEAIIHTLPQFPALVLLGLTQVWGKRWRRGRLGFPIGLHGGLVWGYYIINVGKLVKYSGQVPDWVTGVNNNPLQGVMGVLLMSVLALGIRGRTERSRHI